A region from the Riemerella anatipestifer genome encodes:
- a CDS encoding mechanosensitive ion channel family protein — protein MFLNILEHSFTKSVGSAWDKTYEKLEDWQLAIFSNIPNFIVAILVFTVSLFLSRLIYKLVISLLYKTSLQDSAKNVIARIVSVGVIMLGLILVLVVLNLNGVLNTILAGAGVMGLAVGLALQGTLSNTFSGIVLSLVKNIRIGDWVSSNNFSGQIVDIDFRMTTIKDIDNNIVLIPNKLVLDSPLKNASLTSQRRLILTCGVGYESDLDKVKEITLETVKKTVEHLVEEEEVVFLYTSFGDSAIDFELRCMLNVSSGLLVAQQKSNLITALKKRFDEEGINIPFPIRTFKFEQ, from the coding sequence ATGTTTTTAAATATTTTAGAACATTCATTCACTAAGAGTGTAGGTTCTGCGTGGGATAAAACTTATGAGAAATTAGAAGATTGGCAGTTGGCTATATTTTCTAATATCCCAAATTTTATTGTAGCTATTCTTGTTTTTACGGTATCTTTGTTTTTATCTAGGCTTATTTATAAACTCGTTATAAGTTTGCTTTACAAAACATCTCTGCAGGATTCTGCTAAGAATGTAATCGCTAGAATAGTTTCCGTAGGTGTTATTATGCTAGGTCTTATACTCGTTTTAGTTGTTCTCAACCTTAATGGAGTATTAAATACCATCTTAGCTGGTGCTGGAGTAATGGGATTAGCCGTTGGTTTAGCATTACAAGGTACATTATCTAATACTTTTTCTGGGATTGTACTTTCTTTAGTTAAAAATATTAGGATTGGAGATTGGGTGTCCTCAAATAATTTCTCTGGTCAAATTGTAGATATAGATTTTAGAATGACGACCATAAAAGATATAGATAATAATATTGTGTTGATACCTAATAAATTAGTGTTAGACTCTCCACTAAAAAATGCTTCTTTGACGTCTCAAAGAAGACTTATCCTAACCTGCGGTGTGGGGTATGAATCTGATTTAGATAAAGTTAAAGAAATTACTCTAGAAACAGTAAAAAAAACGGTTGAACACTTAGTAGAGGAAGAGGAAGTTGTTTTTCTCTATACATCGTTTGGAGATAGTGCCATCGATTTTGAATTGAGGTGTATGCTCAATGTTAGCTCTGGTTTGTTGGTAGCACAACAAAAAAGTAATCTTATTACTGCCCTAAAGAAAAGATTTGATGAGGAAGGCATCAATATACCTTTTCCTATTAGAACTTTCAAATTTGAACAATAA